The genomic DNA TCTGTTGGTTCACCAGTTACCTCTACAGGTACGTTTTTGGCTGCTAATCGCATTTCATCAGGGGAAGGAGAGTATTGCAGGTTAGTGACCTCAGACTCGTATAGCTCTGCTTCCTCTACGTATCTTTCAATTTCCCTTTCAGTGGGTTTGTAAACATCCAATTTCATGTTTATTCTAATGTAATCAGCAATTAACACTGCCAGTGCAGATGCAGTTCCCCCTGCACTTCTGATGGGGCCTGTGAAGTACACTGCCAGATACCAGCTCTGATCAAAGTTCCTTTTAATGGCCACACGAGCTATTCCTTCCAGTGGTGCGGCTACCACTCCCTCAGTGAGTATGGATAGAGCAGTTCGAAGTGCTTGGTCAGCTGCTTCTTCCTTTATTTTATACTGGTCTTTGATTCCAGGGTCTGCTTTCATAACCTCATCTGATGTTACAATTTCCTTTGCCACGTGGAAAGCCACTTCTTCCCTGGACATCTCCTCTTCCAGTTCTTTGATGTGATTAGCTATCCCTTCAGGACCCACCAGCCCTTCAACACGTTCAGCCAGGTTTTTAGCCAGAGGAATTTCTGGTTCAGTTTCAATATCATGCCCCTTCTTTCTGGCTTCCCTGGCCACATCATAAGCCCTTTTGGTTTCTTCTTCTAAAGTTTCAAAGTATCCCATACTAATTCCCTGATCCTTATATTTGATCCTTATATTTGAAAATAATAATCAAACTATAAGATTTTAAGAGGTTTTAATGAATCTCAAACAACTGAATGGAACAAAATTGTGATTTAAGCCATATTAGTTCCAACAGGACTTAATCAACCCTACTAATTACTTGTTCAGGAGGTGATTTATACTTTTTCAAAAAGTCATTCTTATAGACTTATAACCTCCTCAATTGATCACAACATAAAATAATCCTTGCACTTTCTAATACCACTATCATTATAAGGTTGTAATGAGCAAATAGATATGAATAAAAATTTCACAAAATTTCACAGGAAAAAATATAGGAAAAATATAAAATCAATCTAATGATAGTAACATCAAATTAAATGATTTAATTTAAACTATTACGGTGATTTATTTGGCAAAGAAAGAAAAGAAATATCTCCCACCAAGTGGAGCGGGCCTGGTAAGATACTTTGAAGAGGAAACTAAAGGCCCCAAACTCAGCCCTGAACAGGTGATTATTATTACCGTTGTTCTGGCTGTTTTCTGTATCGCTCTCAGGTTTTCATATTCCTGAACTCCTACTATTTTCTAACCTAATCAGTTTAAGGAGCAAAAATTTTGAGGAAATATTAATTTATTATAAACTGAATAATTTTGGTGTTTATTAATTATTAAGATATTAAAAATCTTAATGAACTTATATTGAAAATATTCAAATATTCATAAGGAGTTTAAACATGGCTATTCACCCTATAGAATTTCGTTATGGAACACCAGAAATGAAAAAAGTCTGGGAAGCAGAGAATAAACTTCAAAAGATGCTGGAAGTAGAGGCAGCATTGGCTGAAGCTGAATCCCAGCTTGGACTAATTCCTGAAGATGCAGCACTTGAAATCAAGAGAAAAGCCAGCACAAAATATGTTACTCCAGAAAGAGTGGCTGAAATAGAAAGGGAAACCAACCATGACATAGCCTCAATTGTCAAAGCACTGGCTGAAGTTTGTGATGGTGATGCAGGAGAATACGTCCACTTCGGTGCCACTTCCAATGATATTATTGACAGTTCCCAGTCCCTCCTACTCCGGGAATCCATTGAAATTATCCAGGAGAAGGTGGAACGCCTCACCAAAATCATCCTATTTCTGGCAGATGAACATAAAGAAACAGTCTGCATCGGCAGAACTCATGGACAACACGCATTACCCACCACCTATGGAATGAAATTCGCCCTCTGGGCTGATGAACTCCACCGTCAGTATGATCGGCTGGAAGAGTGTAAAGGAAGGCTCTGTGTGGGGATGATGACTGGTGCAGTGGGAACCACCGCTGCCCTGGGAGAAGAAGGATGGGATGTTCATCTAAAGGTTTCAGAAGTTCTGGGACTTCCACCGGCCTTGATATCCAACCAAGTACTGCAAAGGGATAACCATGCCGAATACCTTATGGATCTGGCAAATCTGGCTAGTACACTGGATAAAATAGCACTGGAAATACGTAACCTGCAGAGAACTGAGATTCAAGAATTAGGGGAGAGTTTCGACCCGGAGAAACAGGTTGGTTCCAGTACCATGCCTCATAAAATGAACCCCATAACTGCTGAGAGAATATGTGGTGTTTCAAGAGTGGTTAAGGCTTACACTTCACCAGCACTTCAAAATAATCCATTATGGCATGAAAGAGACCTGACTAACTCCTCAGCCGAAAGAATTATACTACCCGAGTCATCCATACTCACTGATTACATCTTGAATTTAACCATCCGATTAATGGAAAAACTGACCTTTTACCCGGAAAATATTGAACGGAACCTCAACCACACTGGTGGGCTTATCATGGCTGAGAGGTTTATGGCTGAACTCACCCGCAGGGGAATGGGGAGGCAAACTGCTTATGCCCTGGTTCGAAAGTGTGCTCTTAAAGCCAATAAACAGGGTATCAGTTTAAAAGATGTCATACTCCAACAAAAGGAGTTAAATGAATACCTAAGTCCCCAGGAGATTGACCAGATAATGGATCCCCATACCTATTTGGGGTCTTCAGTTCGCGTGGTAGAAAGGGTCTTGGATGAATCTAAAGGTTGGTTCACAAAATAACAGAATTATTTCCAACAAAATTACTACTTTTTTTCTACTTTCATTTCATTTTTTATTTCCTAAATTAGTCTGGTCACCCTTTAACTGGTTTTAATGGTTTTAACCCATTTGGAAACGAAAAATTAATATACCAATCAAGTAAATACAATATCTTACTAATTATAAAGGGAGGTGAAAAAATGGTCGATATCAAAGAAATTACTGGAGTGAAAATAACACCCTTTGCACTGATGTCATCATCGATACACGCAGTTCTAGCTTTTATCGCAGCAATTATTATCGTTCTAACCTTTGGACTTATCGCAGCTTTGATTCCCGGAGCAAGTCTTTTTGCTGCATTCATTAGCCTGCTCGGAATTGGTATAATCATCCTTTACCCACTCACTGCCTTCTTCGTGAATATTTTGTACACCTTTGTCGTTGCATTACTTTACAACGGCTTAGCTGGCAGAGTAGGTGGTATTAAGCTGGGAATGGAAGGTGATGAAGTTAGATCAATTCCAGTAGTACCTGCCGCCCTCATACTTTCATGTATATCCGCAATAATTACATTCATAGTGGGCTTGTACATGGGACTGGGGGGTTCAGTTGTGCTCTCACTTATTAGTGGTATAATTCCATTAGCAGCTAGTTCAACAGGTAACGCCACCATTGAATCCATGTTCACTGGCGCAGGTATGGGTGCATTGTCCGGTATGTGGGCTGTGTTCTGGATCATCTTATATCCAATAGTGGCTTTCATAATGACTTTCATTGTAACTGCACTATTTGCCATATTCTACAACATCATTATACCAAAAATCGGTGGAATGAAACTCATATTCGCTGAATCTGGAGATGCATTTGAACTTACCAACATCCCAGCAGTACCACTAGCCCTATCACTATCAGTAGTAATCGCTGTTTTAGGTGCAATCTATGGATTCATTATAGGCGTACTAACCGGAGACATTGTTGCAGCAATAATCATGCTGATCATGTACGCCATAAGCTGGTTTATAATGTACTTCATTATATTCGCACTGGCCGCACTGATCTACAACTTCTTACAGACAAAAATCGGTGGAATCAAACTCATGCTGCAATAAGAAATCAAAATATTTATCCAACTTTTTTTTATTTTATTAACTGTCTTTAAATAATTTAAACCTGATAAAATTATTTCAAGATTCTTTTTACCCTTGAATAACAAATTTTAACATATTTATTTTTCTCAACCGTGAATTATATTAATTATATTAAATAGCTTAACTTATGAAGTAATAGTGGTAAATAAAAAAATATATTGCGAATTTGGAGGCCTGTTAATGGAAGAAGTGAAAGAAATAAAATCTGTGACCATTGTACCCTTCACTCTGATGTCTTCAGCAGTTTCAGCAGTTATGGGGCTAATTTATGCAGTTATTTTAGTTTTAATATTGGGCTTGGTGGCTGTATTCTTACCATCAACAGCCAGTGCAATTACCGGCATTTTGTTAACATCTGCTGTGGCTATTATCCTGGTTTTGCCGGTTGGATCCTTTTTGTTAAGTATTTTATCATCATTCCTCCTGGCTTTTATCTACAATCTCCTGGTGCCAAAAGTGGGAGGGATTAAACTGGGAATGCATGATATGAAAGAGGTCAGATCACTGCCTGTGATCCCCCTATCATTGATGGTTTCCATTCTCTACACCATATTCTCCTTCCTCTTAATGTTGATAGTGGCTCCACTGATAATGGTGGTTTTGCAGGGTGCTGCCATTGCGGCAGTCAGCACCTCCTCAAGTGTTGTGCCGGATTCAGGAGGCCTTGGTGCCCTGGGAATTATTGGAATTATATTAATGATAATTGGAATCCCCGTTGTGGTTTTCATCTTCACCTTCATATACAGTGCTTTACTGGCACTATTCTACAACCTTCTGGCGCCCAAAATTGGTGGTGTGAGGTTTAAGTTCAATGAAGTGAAGGATAACCTCTTTGAAATCAAAAAAATAAAACCTATTCCCCTTGCTCTTATCAGTGCCGTGGTACTGACCATTTTGAACTTCCTGTTTTCCCTACCGCAGATTATCATGTACTTTGCGATTGGTAATACTCTGGGAGGGATTGGATACTTCTTAGGGAATACTATCGGTTCCTTCATAGCCACTTTCATAATTTACGCTATAATGGCCCTCTTATACAATTTCTTAAGACCTGCTATCGGTGGTGTGGAGTTAGAACTGGAATAGACAAAAATTTTTAACTGGATCTTGAGTTTGATCTCACCCAATCCAGATTAGAAAACCCAAATTTAGGTGGATTATTATTTTTTTTAATATTATTATTTTTTAACCTTCCCTATTTTTTTATACCATAAGTTATGAACACATTAAAACATGAGCCTCATTGTTAAGTGTCGGAAAATTTCCAGGGGAACTGCAGAGGGAGAAGTGATTATCTCCCATGATCCTTTGAGTTTCCTGGGCGGTGTTGATCCACAGACAGGAAATGTGATAGACCGAGAACACGAATTGTACCAGCAGAATATAAGTGGGAAAATACTGGTTATGCCCTCTGGGAAGGGTTCTACTGTTGGATCTTACGTTATCTTCCAGATGGCTAAAAACAAGACCGCACCCCTGGCTATTATCGCCCTGGAAGCAGAGCCCATCATTGCCACTGGCGCCATAATGGCCAGTATCCCCATGGTTGACCAGCCAGAAGAAGATATTTTTAAAATTTTAAAAGAAAAAGATATTGTTGAAGTTGATGCGGATTCAGGAATAATTAAAATAAAAAAATAAATCGTTAAGGACGGGAAAAAGCCAATTCTTTATATAAATTGTTTTTATAACTTTATTACCCTTTTTTATCAAATCATTATTAATGTTTAATGAAATAAGCTGTAATTACAGATGCTACAAGAATATATGCTAATAGAAACATACATAGAAACAGTTTAACCCCCATTTAAAAAAAAATAGAAGATGTTCTAATGATTTCCTACGCCATTATATCCATTATAATTTCCGCTAGCTGCCTTTTCATGGGAAATTTTATTTATTACCGGAATCCTAACAATCAGTTAAATCAATTACTAGCTATCTTTAGCTTCTTTGTAGGTTATCTGGCCTTTACTGATTTCGGTTCAATCTACTCAAACACCCCTGAACAGGCTTACTGGTGGGTAAAGGCTGCTTTTCCCTGGATGTTTGTTGCTTCAATCTTTCTTCACCTGGCACTTCTGGCAACTGAACAGTACTCGCTCTTGCATAAAAAAATAACTTACCTGATAATATATCTCCCATCAGCAATTTTCGCAACTTTAAACCTAACCACCAAAGAAATCACCCAGGGAGTGCAAGTGGGATACTGGGGATGGACTTATGTGCCATCTGAATCTTTAGTCTACCCCCTTGTATTGCTTTGGACTTTTTCATTGGCTTTTCTAAGTGCCATTCTGGTTCTAACATATTATATTAAATCCCTCGGAATTCAACGCCAGCAAGCAAAGTACATCTTTATAGGTGTTAATTTACCCCTTATATTGGGCATGTTAACTGAATTAATTCTTCCCGCCCTTTCGATTCCAGCTC from Methanobacteriaceae archaeon includes the following:
- a CDS encoding preprotein translocase subunit Sec61beta is translated as MAKKEKKYLPPSGAGLVRYFEEETKGPKLSPEQVIIITVVLAVFCIALRFSYS
- a CDS encoding DUF126 domain-containing protein, coding for MVKCRKISRGTAEGEVIISHDPLSFLGGVDPQTGNVIDREHELYQQNISGKILVMPSGKGSTVGSYVIFQMAKNKTAPLAIIALEAEPIIATGAIMASIPMVDQPEEDIFKILKEKDIVEVDADSGIIKIKK
- a CDS encoding adenylosuccinate lyase; translated protein: MAIHPIEFRYGTPEMKKVWEAENKLQKMLEVEAALAEAESQLGLIPEDAALEIKRKASTKYVTPERVAEIERETNHDIASIVKALAEVCDGDAGEYVHFGATSNDIIDSSQSLLLRESIEIIQEKVERLTKIILFLADEHKETVCIGRTHGQHALPTTYGMKFALWADELHRQYDRLEECKGRLCVGMMTGAVGTTAALGEEGWDVHLKVSEVLGLPPALISNQVLQRDNHAEYLMDLANLASTLDKIALEIRNLQRTEIQELGESFDPEKQVGSSTMPHKMNPITAERICGVSRVVKAYTSPALQNNPLWHERDLTNSSAERIILPESSILTDYILNLTIRLMEKLTFYPENIERNLNHTGGLIMAERFMAELTRRGMGRQTAYALVRKCALKANKQGISLKDVILQQKELNEYLSPQEIDQIMDPHTYLGSSVRVVERVLDESKGWFTK